One region of Candidatus Woesearchaeota archaeon genomic DNA includes:
- a CDS encoding DEAD/DEAH box helicase has product MITPMRRPFIKEEIVRVLTPTFKNWFLGKFKDFTQPQRFSIIPIHQRENILVSSPTGTGKTLSAFGAILNELVDLNEKDLLEERIYAVYVNPLKSLSRDIEVNLNTPLQELQKFCAKKLRIRVGTRTGDTTPKEKAQLLKAPPHILITTPESLAIMLQSPKMREHFRQVEWFICDEIHALAENKRGVHLSLTMEFLQRLSPGMCRVGLSATVAPLEEVARFLVGTKRSCKIVDVASIKQLDLKVISPVPNLIDTTFEELQRETYNLIDKLIQEHKTTLIFTNTRAATERVVHHLRTKFPDKYTDLTQLDVTPTHTSEQSAHPTNPPTNPPTNTFETRDNYETEERSVATLEHEQVTSATAVGAHHGSLSREQRYAVEQGLREGKLKAVVCSTSLELGIDIGYIDLVILLGSPKSVARALQRVGRAGHSLHEVTKGRIIVQDRDDLVECAVLLKQALEKKIDRIHIPKNCLDVLAQQIYGAVLSEKISYGELYELITSSYCYQDLSSDDYVSVLEYLAGDHVSLEERHIYAKIWWDKETGMIGRKGKLARVLYMTNIGTIPDQTGVIVKIGDQAIGSIDEAFLERLKPGDIFVLGGSTYQFRFARGMTAQVLPVSGKRPTVPSWFSEMLPLSFDLARQIQDLRYKLSEKIEKESKEDVLQWLYDYLYVDENAALAIYQYHQEMLHYVGLPHKKRLIIEMYHDESKYYAIFHSLNGRRVNDVLSRALAFALGRLQKIDVEVGICDNGFYLASKKTPQVRRALSALDPERLRELMDLAIERSNVLARRFRHCAGRALMILRTYKGKQKRVGRQQVSSQILLNAVKRIDNDFCILKEARREVLEDLMDIENAAVVLQEWKKPFMIIDEVHTKIPSPFAFNLILQGYADILRMEDRVEFLKRMHEQVLAKISLDAARKGKTVEIMPLRNKPRSYEDIWSEQSRREEESLVNEKEQLRLDLARAARKTGMPANFIYEANRLIDGDRQGFRREFVAYLEELLSGTVPPVWTDRLVKLFREALPEIK; this is encoded by the coding sequence ATGATTACACCCATGCGCCGCCCATTTATAAAGGAAGAGATTGTGCGAGTGCTCACACCCACGTTTAAAAACTGGTTTTTGGGCAAATTTAAGGATTTCACACAACCTCAGCGTTTTTCTATCATTCCCATTCATCAGCGAGAAAACATTCTCGTAAGCTCTCCTACAGGAACGGGAAAAACGCTCTCTGCCTTTGGAGCAATTCTTAACGAGCTTGTTGATCTTAATGAGAAAGACTTGCTGGAAGAGAGGATTTATGCAGTTTATGTCAATCCTCTTAAATCCCTCTCAAGAGATATTGAAGTAAATCTCAACACACCCCTACAAGAGCTTCAAAAATTCTGTGCAAAGAAATTAAGAATTCGCGTCGGCACAAGAACAGGCGACACTACACCCAAAGAAAAAGCACAGCTATTGAAAGCACCACCTCACATTCTCATCACTACCCCGGAATCACTTGCAATTATGCTGCAATCCCCTAAGATGCGCGAGCATTTTCGTCAAGTGGAGTGGTTCATTTGTGATGAGATTCACGCACTTGCAGAAAATAAACGCGGCGTGCATTTATCTCTTACGATGGAGTTTTTACAACGTTTAAGTCCTGGTATGTGTCGGGTGGGACTCTCCGCAACAGTTGCTCCTCTTGAGGAGGTTGCTCGTTTTTTAGTGGGTACTAAGCGTTCGTGTAAAATTGTTGATGTGGCTTCCATTAAACAGCTTGATTTGAAAGTGATCTCACCAGTTCCTAATCTTATTGATACTACCTTTGAAGAATTGCAACGAGAAACATACAATCTTATTGACAAACTCATTCAGGAGCATAAGACCACCCTTATCTTTACCAATACTAGGGCTGCAACGGAAAGGGTTGTGCACCACCTAAGAACAAAATTTCCTGATAAGTACACCGATCTTACTCAACTAGATGTGACGCCAACTCACACATCCGAACAAAGCGCACATCCAACTAACCCTCCAACTAACCCTCCAACCAACACTTTTGAAACAAGAGATAATTATGAAACTGAAGAGAGGAGCGTAGCCACGCTTGAACACGAACAGGTAACTAGTGCTACTGCCGTAGGGGCGCATCACGGATCGCTCTCAAGAGAGCAACGCTACGCAGTTGAACAGGGACTACGAGAAGGAAAACTCAAGGCAGTTGTTTGTTCAACATCGCTTGAACTGGGCATTGATATTGGCTACATAGATCTCGTCATTCTGCTAGGATCTCCAAAATCGGTAGCGCGCGCTTTGCAACGCGTTGGCCGTGCAGGACACTCCTTACATGAAGTTACTAAGGGAAGAATCATTGTTCAAGACAGAGACGATCTTGTTGAATGTGCAGTTCTTCTCAAGCAAGCCCTTGAAAAGAAAATTGATCGTATTCACATCCCTAAGAACTGTCTTGATGTTCTAGCGCAGCAAATTTATGGTGCTGTGCTTTCTGAGAAGATAAGTTATGGTGAGCTCTATGAACTCATCACTTCTTCGTATTGCTATCAAGACCTCTCTTCTGATGATTATGTAAGCGTTCTTGAATACCTAGCAGGAGATCACGTTTCTCTTGAAGAGCGTCATATTTATGCAAAGATTTGGTGGGACAAAGAGACAGGTATGATTGGTCGTAAAGGAAAGCTTGCACGCGTATTGTACATGACCAACATTGGAACTATTCCTGATCAGACAGGTGTGATTGTAAAAATTGGTGATCAAGCAATTGGCTCTATTGACGAAGCATTTCTTGAACGACTCAAACCCGGCGATATTTTTGTCCTTGGCGGATCAACATATCAGTTTCGTTTTGCACGCGGAATGACTGCACAAGTGTTGCCGGTTTCTGGTAAACGTCCGACAGTTCCTTCTTGGTTTTCAGAGATGCTTCCCCTCTCCTTTGATCTTGCTCGCCAGATTCAAGATCTGCGTTACAAATTAAGTGAGAAGATTGAAAAAGAATCTAAAGAAGATGTCTTGCAGTGGCTTTACGACTACCTTTATGTTGATGAAAATGCAGCTCTTGCGATTTATCAGTATCATCAAGAAATGCTTCATTACGTTGGTCTTCCTCATAAGAAGCGATTAATTATTGAAATGTATCATGATGAGAGTAAATATTATGCTATTTTTCACAGCCTTAATGGTAGACGAGTAAATGACGTTCTTTCTCGGGCTCTTGCGTTTGCTCTTGGTCGTTTGCAAAAAATTGATGTTGAAGTAGGCATTTGTGATAATGGTTTTTATTTGGCATCTAAGAAAACCCCTCAGGTGCGAAGAGCACTTAGCGCTCTTGATCCTGAGCGTTTACGTGAACTTATGGATCTTGCAATTGAGAGAAGTAATGTGCTTGCACGCAGGTTTAGACATTGTGCTGGACGAGCGCTTATGATTTTACGTACGTATAAAGGGAAACAAAAACGTGTGGGACGACAACAAGTAAGCTCACAAATACTTCTTAACGCAGTTAAACGTATTGATAATGATTTTTGTATTTTGAAGGAAGCTCGCAGAGAAGTGCTTGAGGATTTAATGGATATTGAAAACGCAGCAGTGGTTCTTCAAGAGTGGAAGAAACCATTTATGATTATTGATGAGGTGCATACGAAGATTCCTTCTCCCTTTGCGTTTAATTTAATTTTGCAAGGGTATGCAGATATTTTACGCATGGAAGATAGAGTTGAATTTTTGAAGCGTATGCATGAACAAGTGCTTGCAAAGATTTCTCTTGATGCTGCTCGCAAGGGTAAAACCGTTGAAATTATGCCTCTTCGCAATAAGCCTCGCAGTTATGAGGATATTTGGAGTGAGCAATCACGTAGAGAGGAAGAATCTCTTGTTAATGAGAAAGAGCAGTTACGTCTTGATCTTGCACGTGCTGCGCGTAAAACAGGAATGCCTGCGAATTTTATTTATGAGGCGAACAGGCTAATTGATGGAGACCGGCAGGGATTTAGACGAGAGTTTGTTGCATACCTTGAAGAGTTACTCTCAGGCACCGTTCCTCCCGTGTGGACAGATAGGCTTGTGAAGCTCTTTAGGGAGGCGCTACCCGAAATTAAGTAG
- a CDS encoding J domain-containing protein: MIITFKQRELEYRPIRSNHMRRMQQIQNSIVATLGQLGIRADDIDFVQGFALKKVPAQMNWYADGYFCHISCNKGNSLVDNFALILELLKQEVADVLAGALQEDEFYAKYEEDEDIYEQQRAARNYFGLESDHFDFDEVVRRYKEKSKQLHPDMPQGDVDKFKELNKYHKILKKELE, encoded by the coding sequence ATGATCATCACTTTTAAGCAACGAGAATTAGAGTATCGGCCAATAAGGTCCAATCACATGCGCAGAATGCAGCAAATCCAAAACAGTATTGTCGCGACGCTAGGACAGCTAGGTATTCGCGCAGATGATATTGACTTTGTGCAAGGCTTTGCTCTTAAAAAAGTTCCTGCGCAGATGAATTGGTATGCTGACGGGTATTTTTGCCACATCTCGTGTAACAAAGGGAATTCACTTGTTGATAATTTTGCTCTCATTCTTGAGCTGCTCAAACAGGAAGTTGCAGATGTGCTTGCAGGAGCATTGCAAGAAGATGAGTTCTATGCAAAGTATGAAGAAGACGAGGATATTTATGAGCAACAACGTGCTGCGCGTAACTATTTCGGACTTGAATCAGACCATTTTGACTTTGATGAGGTGGTAAGACGCTACAAGGAAAAATCAAAGCAGCTCCACCCCGATATGCCTCAAGGAGATGTTGATAAGTTCAAGGAGCTTAACAAATATCACAAGATCTTGAAAAAAGAGTTAGAGTGA